The following proteins come from a genomic window of Rutidosis leptorrhynchoides isolate AG116_Rl617_1_P2 chromosome 10, CSIRO_AGI_Rlap_v1, whole genome shotgun sequence:
- the LOC139873345 gene encoding ureide permease 1-like isoform X2 — translation MLIIFQNYDGVIYKFHFLIKFTGFRMYVVESRGGAIACMLLALFFLGTWPAILTLLERRGRLPQHTYLDYTITNLLASVIIAFTFGELGHTNDGKPNFIVQLSQNNWPSVLFAMAGGVVLSLGTLSTQYAWAFVGLSVTEVMTSSIAVIIGTTSNYFLDDKINRAEILFPGVACFLIAACLGSLVHTSDAKDNKLKLDKLGLGSNDMVQMVHDRSTGKDLENGSLKVAKAKGGTANFLIEIESRRSIKVFGRSTLIGLALCLFAGICFSLFSPAFNLATNDQWHTLDYGVPYLSVYTAFFCFSCSCFVIGLILNIIFLYRPLFNLPTSSIKAYLSDWDGRGWAFLAGFLCGFGNGLQFMGGQAAGYAAAGAVQAFPLVITFWGMLFFGEYRKSSKRTYGLLVGMLSMFVVAIVVLMASSGHRKHCKNYHYKLTCS, via the exons AtgctaattatatttcaaaattaTGATGG GGTAATCTACAAGTTTCATTTCTTGATCAAATTTACTGGCTTTAGGATGTATGTAGTAGAAAGCAGAGGAGGAGCTATAGCATGTATGCTGCTTGCACTCTTTTTTCTAGGAACATGGCCCGCCATTTTAACGTTGTTAGAACGACGTGGCAGGCTACCTCAACACACTTATCTTGATTACACAATCACTAATCTTCTAGCTTCTGTCATAATTGCTTTTACGTTTGGGGAATTAGGACATACTAATGATGGTAAACCCAACTTTATAGTCCAGCTATCTCAG AATAATTGGCCAAGTGTTTTGTTTGCAATGGCTGGTGGGGTCGTTTTAAGTCTAGGAACTCTGTCGACACAATATGCCTGGGCATTTGTTGGTTTATCAGTAACTGAGGTGATGACTTCAAGTATTGCAGTTATCATAG GTACAACCTCGAACTACTTTCTAGACGACAAGATCAACAGAGCCGAAATACTTTTCCCAGGCGTAGCGTGTTTCTTGATTGCTGCTTGTCTTGGTTCATTGGTGCATACATCCGATGCCAAAGATAATAAACTAAAACTTGATAAACTAGGACTTGGTTCAAATGACATGGTTCAAATGGTACATGACAGATCAACGG GAAAGGATTTGGAAAATGGATCTCTCAAAGTAGCGAAAGCTAAAGGAGGGACTGCTAATTTTCTTATCGAGATTGAGAGCCGAAGATCAATCAAGGTGTTTGGAAGAAGCACTTTGATTGGTTTAGCCCTATGTTTATTTGCTGGAATTTGTTTCTCTCTTTTTTCACCGGCATTTAATCTTGCAACGAATGATCAATGGCATACATTGGACTATGGGGTCCCATACTTAAGTGTCTACACAGCTTTTTTCTGCTTTTCTTGCTCGTGTTTTGTAATCGGtctaattttaaatattatatttctTTACCGCCCTTTGTTCAACTTGCCTACATCTTCGATCAAGGCGTATTTGTCGGACTGGGATGGGCGAGGTTGGGCGTTTCTGGCTGGTTTTTTGTGCGGTTTTGGGAACGGTCTCCAGTTTATGGGAGGTCAagctgctggttatgctgctgctggtgcAGTTCAG GCTTTTCCACTTGTGATTACCTTTTGGGGAATGCTGTTTTTTGGCGAATACCGCAAATCGTCAAAGAGAACATATGGATTACTTGTAGGCATGCTATCCATGTTTGTTGTAGCTATTGTAGTTCTAATGGCGTCATCTGGACACCGAAAACATTGTAAAAATTACCACTACAAGTTGACTTGCAGCTGA
- the LOC139873345 gene encoding ureide permease 1-like isoform X1, with translation MLIIFQNYDGVIYKFHFLIKFTGFRMYVVESRGGAIACMLLALFFLGTWPAILTLLERRGRLPQHTYLDYTITNLLASVIIAFTFGELGHTNDGKPNFIVQLSQNNWPSVLFAMAGGVVLSLGTLSTQYAWAFVGLSVTEVMTSSIAVIIGTTSNYFLDDKINRAEILFPGVACFLIAACLGSLVHTSDAKDNKLKLDKLGLGSNDMVQMVHDRSTGNGTNSNSRKDLENGSLKVAKAKGGTANFLIEIESRRSIKVFGRSTLIGLALCLFAGICFSLFSPAFNLATNDQWHTLDYGVPYLSVYTAFFCFSCSCFVIGLILNIIFLYRPLFNLPTSSIKAYLSDWDGRGWAFLAGFLCGFGNGLQFMGGQAAGYAAAGAVQAFPLVITFWGMLFFGEYRKSSKRTYGLLVGMLSMFVVAIVVLMASSGHRKHCKNYHYKLTCS, from the exons AtgctaattatatttcaaaattaTGATGG GGTAATCTACAAGTTTCATTTCTTGATCAAATTTACTGGCTTTAGGATGTATGTAGTAGAAAGCAGAGGAGGAGCTATAGCATGTATGCTGCTTGCACTCTTTTTTCTAGGAACATGGCCCGCCATTTTAACGTTGTTAGAACGACGTGGCAGGCTACCTCAACACACTTATCTTGATTACACAATCACTAATCTTCTAGCTTCTGTCATAATTGCTTTTACGTTTGGGGAATTAGGACATACTAATGATGGTAAACCCAACTTTATAGTCCAGCTATCTCAG AATAATTGGCCAAGTGTTTTGTTTGCAATGGCTGGTGGGGTCGTTTTAAGTCTAGGAACTCTGTCGACACAATATGCCTGGGCATTTGTTGGTTTATCAGTAACTGAGGTGATGACTTCAAGTATTGCAGTTATCATAG GTACAACCTCGAACTACTTTCTAGACGACAAGATCAACAGAGCCGAAATACTTTTCCCAGGCGTAGCGTGTTTCTTGATTGCTGCTTGTCTTGGTTCATTGGTGCATACATCCGATGCCAAAGATAATAAACTAAAACTTGATAAACTAGGACTTGGTTCAAATGACATGGTTCAAATGGTACATGACAGATCAACGGGTAATGGAACAAACTCGAATTCAA GAAAGGATTTGGAAAATGGATCTCTCAAAGTAGCGAAAGCTAAAGGAGGGACTGCTAATTTTCTTATCGAGATTGAGAGCCGAAGATCAATCAAGGTGTTTGGAAGAAGCACTTTGATTGGTTTAGCCCTATGTTTATTTGCTGGAATTTGTTTCTCTCTTTTTTCACCGGCATTTAATCTTGCAACGAATGATCAATGGCATACATTGGACTATGGGGTCCCATACTTAAGTGTCTACACAGCTTTTTTCTGCTTTTCTTGCTCGTGTTTTGTAATCGGtctaattttaaatattatatttctTTACCGCCCTTTGTTCAACTTGCCTACATCTTCGATCAAGGCGTATTTGTCGGACTGGGATGGGCGAGGTTGGGCGTTTCTGGCTGGTTTTTTGTGCGGTTTTGGGAACGGTCTCCAGTTTATGGGAGGTCAagctgctggttatgctgctgctggtgcAGTTCAG GCTTTTCCACTTGTGATTACCTTTTGGGGAATGCTGTTTTTTGGCGAATACCGCAAATCGTCAAAGAGAACATATGGATTACTTGTAGGCATGCTATCCATGTTTGTTGTAGCTATTGTAGTTCTAATGGCGTCATCTGGACACCGAAAACATTGTAAAAATTACCACTACAAGTTGACTTGCAGCTGA